A genomic region of Serratia fonticola contains the following coding sequences:
- a CDS encoding transketolase family protein has translation MFNVVTQLEKDGIEMRKVYAGMIRQQIEAEKPVIALEADLMSSMAMDGVHRDYPQHVINCGIMEANVIGVSAGLSLTGRVPFVHTFTAFASRRCFDQLFMSLDYQRNNVKVIASDAGISACHNGGTHMSFEDMGIVRGLAHSVVLEVTDATMFQDILRQLVELKGFYWVRTIRKQATRIYQDGSHFTIGKANLLRDGSDITLIANGIMVAEALNAAQMLEREGVSAAVIDMFTLKPIDRDIIKTYAAKTGRIVTCENHSIHNGLGSAVAEVLVEECPVSMRRVGVRECYGQVGTQEFLQQEYGLTAEHIVAAAKQLLPAK, from the coding sequence ATGTTTAACGTGGTAACACAGCTGGAAAAAGACGGCATAGAAATGCGCAAGGTTTATGCCGGCATGATCCGTCAGCAGATTGAAGCGGAGAAACCGGTCATCGCGCTGGAAGCGGACCTGATGAGTTCGATGGCGATGGACGGGGTACATAGAGACTATCCGCAACATGTGATCAATTGTGGCATCATGGAGGCGAATGTGATTGGCGTCTCAGCCGGTTTGTCATTGACCGGGCGGGTGCCTTTTGTACACACCTTTACCGCCTTTGCCAGTCGTCGCTGTTTCGATCAGCTGTTTATGTCGTTGGATTATCAACGCAACAACGTCAAAGTGATCGCTTCTGATGCTGGTATCAGTGCCTGCCATAATGGAGGCACGCATATGTCATTTGAAGATATGGGAATTGTGCGGGGGTTGGCTCACTCGGTGGTATTGGAAGTGACTGATGCCACCATGTTTCAGGATATTTTGCGCCAGTTGGTGGAACTGAAAGGGTTCTATTGGGTGCGTACCATTCGCAAGCAGGCGACGCGTATCTATCAGGATGGTTCTCACTTTACCATCGGTAAGGCTAACCTGCTGCGTGACGGCAGCGATATCACGTTGATTGCCAATGGTATTATGGTGGCCGAAGCGTTAAATGCGGCACAGATGCTTGAACGGGAGGGAGTCAGTGCCGCCGTGATCGACATGTTCACACTCAAGCCAATCGATCGCGATATTATCAAAACCTATGCTGCTAAAACCGGCCGGATAGTCACCTGTGAAAATCACAGTATTCACAACGGCCTGGGATCGGCGGTGGCGGAGGTCCTGGTAGAGGAATGTCCGGTATCTATGCGACGTGTGGGCGTAAGGGAGTGCTATGGGCAGGTAGGAACACAAGAGTTTCTGCAGCAGGAGTATGGCCTGACGGCAGAACATATTGTGGCGGCGGCAAAGCAGTTACTCCCGGCCAAATAG
- a CDS encoding Hcp family type VI secretion system effector translates to MANLIYLTLNGEKQGLISSGCSTTDSIGNRFQRGHEDQIQVLSLNHIITREQHVSFHPLAFTKPIDKSSPLLSVSISNNELLTPEFSVFRTNQAGVIEDFYGIKLTGATIVDISCVFPNSIENNNLMPYEKILLKYKSITWEHKVAGTSGYSIWDDRVY, encoded by the coding sequence ATGGCAAATTTGATTTATCTGACATTGAACGGTGAGAAGCAAGGATTGATATCTTCGGGGTGTTCAACCACAGACTCTATTGGCAACAGATTTCAACGAGGTCATGAAGATCAAATACAAGTGTTATCACTCAATCATATTATTACCAGAGAGCAGCATGTTAGTTTCCATCCTTTAGCATTCACTAAGCCAATAGATAAATCTTCCCCATTATTAAGCGTATCTATATCTAATAACGAATTGCTTACTCCGGAGTTTTCCGTATTCCGAACAAACCAAGCTGGCGTTATTGAAGATTTTTATGGCATAAAGTTAACTGGTGCGACTATAGTTGATATTTCATGTGTCTTTCCAAACTCCATAGAAAATAATAATCTTATGCCTTATGAAAAAATCCTGTTAAAGTACAAATCTATCACTTGGGAGCATAAAGTGGCTGGGACATCAGGTTATAGTATTTGGGATGATAGAGTTTATTAA
- a CDS encoding PTS sugar transporter subunit IIB has protein sequence MKIMAICGSGLGSSFMVEMNIKKVLKKMNIEAEVEHSDLSSATPGAADIFVMAKDIADSASVPADQLVVISNIIDINELEAKLRAYFETHSLI, from the coding sequence ATGAAGATAATGGCTATTTGTGGTTCTGGATTAGGTAGCAGCTTTATGGTGGAAATGAATATCAAAAAGGTGCTGAAGAAAATGAATATTGAAGCGGAAGTTGAGCATTCCGATCTTTCTTCCGCCACACCGGGGGCTGCAGATATTTTTGTGATGGCAAAAGATATTGCCGACAGTGCCAGCGTACCGGCCGATCAGTTGGTGGTGATCAGCAATATTATCGATATTAATGAGCTTGAAGCCAAGCTGCGTGCTTACTTCGAAACTCACTCCCTCATCTAA
- a CDS encoding transketolase — MTELGELQALARAIRLETLKALTGLGFGHYGGCMSVVETLAVLYGEVMRIDPADPDWPQRDYFVLSKGHAGPALYSTLAIKGYFPREELKTLNQNGTRLPSHPDRLLTRGVDATTGSLGQGVSIAAGMALSHRLAGRTNRVFCILGDGELNEGQCWEAFQFIAHHNLHNLTLFIDYNKQQLDGTLIEVIKPFDLAAKFSAFGFDVQTVRGDDIAAIRDAVLPIRHGEQRPLVVILDSIKGQGVAYLENLKNSHHLRLTPDVQVEIEKAIADLEAANV; from the coding sequence ATGACAGAGCTTGGGGAATTACAAGCATTGGCGCGAGCGATCCGTCTGGAAACGTTAAAGGCATTGACCGGGCTTGGATTTGGCCACTATGGCGGCTGTATGTCAGTAGTGGAAACGCTGGCCGTATTGTATGGCGAAGTGATGCGTATCGATCCGGCCGATCCAGACTGGCCGCAGCGCGATTACTTCGTGCTGTCGAAAGGCCATGCGGGCCCGGCGCTGTATAGCACGTTGGCGATTAAAGGCTATTTCCCGCGGGAGGAATTGAAAACGCTAAACCAGAACGGTACGCGCTTGCCCAGTCATCCGGATCGTTTACTCACCCGTGGGGTAGATGCCACGACCGGTTCGCTTGGACAAGGCGTGTCCATCGCTGCCGGTATGGCATTATCACATCGGCTGGCGGGGCGGACTAACCGGGTGTTCTGTATTTTGGGGGATGGTGAACTTAATGAAGGTCAGTGCTGGGAAGCATTCCAGTTTATTGCCCATCACAATCTGCACAATCTGACGTTGTTTATCGACTACAACAAGCAGCAATTGGACGGAACGCTCATTGAGGTGATCAAACCCTTCGATTTGGCCGCCAAGTTCAGCGCTTTCGGCTTTGATGTGCAAACCGTACGGGGAGATGACATCGCGGCGATCCGCGATGCGGTGTTGCCAATACGTCACGGGGAACAGCGACCGTTGGTGGTTATTCTCGATAGCATCAAAGGGCAGGGCGTCGCCTATCTGGAGAACCTGAAGAACTCGCACCACTTGCGTTTGACGCCGGATGTTCAGGTGGAAATCGAAAAAGCCATTGCCGATCTGGAGGCTGCTAATGTTTAA
- a CDS encoding PTS ascorbate transporter subunit IIC, whose amino-acid sequence MFIQETLKFVVDILKVPAVLVGVIALIGLVAQKKSFSDVVKGTVKTILGFIVLGGGASVLVGSLNPLGGMFEHAFNIQGIIPNNEAIVSIALEKYGASTALIMAFGMVANIVVARFTRLKYIFLTGHHTFYMACMIGIILTVAGFEGIQLVFTGALTLGLVMAFFPAIAQRYMRRITGNDDIAFGHFGTLGYVLSGWIGDCVGKNSRSTEEMNLPKNLSFLRDSSISISMTMIVIYLILAICAGQSYVESQLSDGQNYLVYSIIQAITFAAGVFIILQGVRLILAEIVPAFTGFSEKLVPNARPALDCPVVYPYAPNAVLIGFLFSFLGGLVGLFLLGQMKMVLILPGVVPHFFTGATAGVFGNATGGRRGAMLGAFANGLLITFLPVLLLPVLGALGFANTTFSDADFGVIGIVLGNMARFLTKEMIMVVIVAIFALLVAHNFLGKRKGAPAADSVDK is encoded by the coding sequence ATGTTTATCCAGGAAACGCTTAAATTTGTGGTTGATATATTAAAAGTGCCAGCGGTGTTAGTGGGTGTTATTGCCTTGATTGGTTTGGTGGCGCAAAAAAAATCATTTTCTGATGTGGTAAAGGGCACGGTTAAAACGATTCTGGGCTTTATTGTACTGGGGGGCGGTGCCTCAGTATTGGTTGGTTCATTGAATCCTTTAGGCGGTATGTTCGAGCACGCTTTCAATATTCAAGGCATTATTCCCAATAATGAAGCAATTGTCTCTATCGCATTGGAGAAATACGGTGCCTCTACCGCGCTGATCATGGCGTTTGGTATGGTGGCCAACATTGTGGTAGCCCGCTTTACCCGGTTGAAATATATCTTTCTCACCGGCCACCATACTTTTTACATGGCTTGCATGATCGGCATTATCCTGACGGTCGCGGGTTTTGAGGGGATCCAGTTGGTCTTTACCGGAGCGTTGACGCTAGGGCTGGTAATGGCTTTCTTCCCGGCTATTGCCCAGCGCTATATGCGCCGTATCACCGGTAATGATGACATTGCTTTTGGCCATTTCGGTACCCTGGGATACGTGCTTTCCGGCTGGATCGGCGATTGTGTAGGGAAAAACTCGCGTTCGACCGAGGAAATGAACCTGCCGAAGAACCTTAGCTTCCTGCGTGACAGCTCGATCTCCATTTCTATGACCATGATCGTCATCTACCTGATCCTGGCAATCTGTGCGGGTCAGAGCTATGTCGAAAGCCAGCTTAGCGACGGGCAGAACTATCTGGTGTATTCGATTATTCAGGCGATCACCTTCGCGGCCGGGGTGTTCATCATCCTGCAAGGGGTACGTCTGATCCTGGCGGAGATTGTGCCCGCCTTTACCGGGTTTTCGGAGAAACTGGTCCCTAACGCCCGCCCGGCATTGGATTGTCCGGTAGTCTATCCCTATGCCCCTAATGCGGTGTTGATCGGATTTCTGTTCAGCTTCCTGGGGGGGTTAGTTGGTTTGTTCCTGCTTGGACAAATGAAAATGGTGCTGATCCTGCCGGGTGTGGTGCCGCACTTCTTTACCGGTGCCACTGCCGGGGTGTTTGGTAACGCGACGGGAGGGCGTCGGGGAGCCATGCTGGGGGCCTTTGCCAACGGTTTGTTAATTACCTTCCTGCCGGTGTTGCTGTTGCCAGTATTAGGGGCTCTTGGGTTTGCCAATACCACCTTCTCGGATGCGGACTTCGGCGTTATTGGCATCGTGCTGGGGAACATGGCGCGCTTCCTGACCAAAGAGATGATCATGGTGGTGATTGTTGCCATCTTCGCGCTGCTGGTTGCGCATAACTTCCTGGGAAAACGCAAAGGTGCTCCGGCCGCCGATAGCGTAGACAAATAA